A window of the Miscanthus floridulus cultivar M001 chromosome 14, ASM1932011v1, whole genome shotgun sequence genome harbors these coding sequences:
- the LOC136505944 gene encoding uncharacterized protein isoform X4 yields MDADHRLQVCRHEQSGEGEQRMSRIGSVSTLAGSMNIPALEVGVSLVHNMPGCMVLPLLTQQQWSTWRCSYFYLSKPINKCCTNWRSL; encoded by the exons ATGGATGCCGACCATCGCCTCCAG GTCTGCAGACATGAACAGTCGGGGGAAGGAGAGCAGCGGATGTCCCGCATTGGCTCTGTTTCCACTCTTGCTG GGTCTATGAATATTCCTGCACTTGAAGTTGGAGTAAGCTTAGTCCACAACATGCCAG GTTGTATGGTCCTACCCCTGCTGACACAGCAGCAATGGTCAACATGGCGATGCTCATACTTCT ATCTCTCGAAGCCAATAAATAAATGCTGCACCAACTGGAGAAGCCTATAA
- the LOC136505944 gene encoding uncharacterized protein isoform X2 — protein MDADHRLQVCRHEQSGEGEQRMSRIGSVSTLADYSRCCQDHIPPSYSCNFEGSMNIPALEVGVSLVHNMPGCMVLPLLTQQQWSTWRCSYFYLSKPINKCCTNWRSL, from the exons ATGGATGCCGACCATCGCCTCCAG GTCTGCAGACATGAACAGTCGGGGGAAGGAGAGCAGCGGATGTCCCGCATTGGCTCTGTTTCCACTCTTGCTG ATTATAGTAGATGCTGTCAGGATCACATACCCCCCTCTTACAGTTGCAATTTCGAAGGGTCTATGAATATTCCTGCACTTGAAGTTGGAGTAAGCTTAGTCCACAACATGCCAG GTTGTATGGTCCTACCCCTGCTGACACAGCAGCAATGGTCAACATGGCGATGCTCATACTTCT ATCTCTCGAAGCCAATAAATAAATGCTGCACCAACTGGAGAAGCCTATAA
- the LOC136505944 gene encoding uncharacterized protein isoform X1 gives MDADHRLQVCRHEQSGEGEQRMSRIGSVSTLADYSRCCQDHIPPSYSCNFEGSMNIPALEVGVSLVHNMPGLTEPHSVFVQVFVPSHVGCMVLPLLTQQQWSTWRCSYFYLSKPINKCCTNWRSL, from the exons ATGGATGCCGACCATCGCCTCCAG GTCTGCAGACATGAACAGTCGGGGGAAGGAGAGCAGCGGATGTCCCGCATTGGCTCTGTTTCCACTCTTGCTG ATTATAGTAGATGCTGTCAGGATCACATACCCCCCTCTTACAGTTGCAATTTCGAAGGGTCTATGAATATTCCTGCACTTGAAGTTGGAGTAAGCTTAGTCCACAACATGCCAG GTTTGACAGAGCCACACTCAGTATTTGTTCAAGTATTTGTTCCCTCTCATGTAGGTTGTATGGTCCTACCCCTGCTGACACAGCAGCAATGGTCAACATGGCGATGCTCATACTTCT ATCTCTCGAAGCCAATAAATAAATGCTGCACCAACTGGAGAAGCCTATAA
- the LOC136505944 gene encoding uncharacterized protein isoform X3, producing MDADHRLQVCRHEQSGEGEQRMSRIGSVSTLAGSMNIPALEVGVSLVHNMPGLTEPHSVFVQVFVPSHVGCMVLPLLTQQQWSTWRCSYFYLSKPINKCCTNWRSL from the exons ATGGATGCCGACCATCGCCTCCAG GTCTGCAGACATGAACAGTCGGGGGAAGGAGAGCAGCGGATGTCCCGCATTGGCTCTGTTTCCACTCTTGCTG GGTCTATGAATATTCCTGCACTTGAAGTTGGAGTAAGCTTAGTCCACAACATGCCAG GTTTGACAGAGCCACACTCAGTATTTGTTCAAGTATTTGTTCCCTCTCATGTAGGTTGTATGGTCCTACCCCTGCTGACACAGCAGCAATGGTCAACATGGCGATGCTCATACTTCT ATCTCTCGAAGCCAATAAATAAATGCTGCACCAACTGGAGAAGCCTATAA